GCAGCGGCGGTGATTGTGGTGCTTACCAACCAGTTTTACTTATTGAAAAAGAAAGTGCAGAAGCTGGAACTTACCCCGAAAGAAGATGACAAGGATGAATCAATAAAGGCTCCGGAAGAAATTGAGTTTGAATCGGAAAATAAAACGGAATATTTCACGCTTTTTCTCGAGCAGCTAATCCTTATAAAATCGGCAAATAATTACATTGAAGTGATTTACAAACACAATAACGAGCTCAAAAAAAAACTGATCCGAAATACGATGAAGACCACCGAGAATTTGTTGCAAAAGTACCCGGAAATCATTCGTTGTCATCGCTCGTGCATGGTAAACAAAAACTACATAAAAAAAGTATCGCGCGGCTCCGATGGTTTGGTGCTAAATCTGTTCGACTACCCGCAGGAAATTCATGTTTCAAGACAATATGTGCTTCGTTTAAAAGAAGCGCTAAAATCATCCTAATCCAAATTACAGCTTCCTTAATTTACTTTTCTTAGCTCCAAACTAACCTTTAAAAGGGCATTTGGGATTACTGGCGCTTATCCCGGATAAATGATAATAATCCCAAATTCATGCAAATCATCACTTTTAAAAGCTAAAAATCCCAAAAACTTTTTTTTCGAATAAATTGGCCGTTAATTTGAAAAATCGAAAACAATGTAAATTTTATTGCCATGAACATACTACTGATTTATCCGGAAAAAGAGAACAATTCAAAGGGGTTTGAGGCCTTCTTTCAGAAGCTTTTTCACAAGACCTCTGAAGATCCGCTGGAGCTGATCGAGATTTCGATTCAACTACCAATTACCTGGGAGAGGAAATTGCGTAATCTAAACCAGGAAAAGTTAAATACGAAAGATTTGGAGTGGGCCGATTATGTAATCATTAACGCCGATTCGAGACAGCGAGCTTCAACCATTAAACTTATTGAGAAATGTAAAGTCGCAGGGAAAAAGATTATCGCCGAAGGAGCGTTATTTGACTCTCAGCCTACCGATTTTGAGAATGTGGATCACCTGATTCTGAACCACGCTACATTTGATCCTATTGTACGAGATATGGAAGAAAACACTACTCAACGAATTTATAACGCTAACTTCCGAAAGGAAAAATTAAGCAAAACCGCGTATTCATTGCTGGGATTTTCAGATTACTTCTCACGAAACATTCACCCCTTTTCGGCGTGAACAAGGATTTTTAGCGAAACAGGTTCTACCACAACGGTGTCTTCAACATGCTCTGTTCCCTCTTCGTTAATGCTGTTGCCATCGGCTACAACTTTGTACCGGCCTTCGGGTAAGGGGAATTCTACTTCGTCCTCATTTCCATTAAAAAGGAGAAATATTTTCGACCAACTGTCTCCCGCCGCTTTTCCATCTAAACAATAGGATACAACACCGATTTTATACTCGGCACAAAAATTCAAATCTTTTCGAATTGCTTCGGCAGAAGTCATACGGAATGCCGGATGATTTTTACGCAGCTGAATCAGTTTCTGAAAATATTCAAAAACATCAATGTATTCATCTTTGCGGCTCCAGTCGATCTGGTTTACCGAGTCGGGCGATTTATAGGAGTTACCGTTACCACCTTTTGTGCGGCAAAAATCAACACCGGCATGTAAAAGTGGCACTCCTTGCGAGGTTAAAACCAGCGCTCCGGCAAGTCTTACACGTTTGCGTAATTCCTCATCACTTGCTTTTGGTAAACTCTGTTTCAATTTGTCCCAAAGCGTATAATTATCGTGGCACGACACGTAATTGATACACTGATCGGGCTCAGCAGCCCAAGCCGTTTCAACCGTATCGATATATCCGTAATTCACCTGCGGATGGTAAACCGCCCCGGTAATTCCAAACTTTATCGCCTCTTCGCGCAGATTAAGCCCACTTACAAAACCTTTCGACTTTCTATCGCCATGATTTCCCTTCAGGTCATCGCGAAAATCGTCGTTAAAGCTGGCTATTCTTCGCATTGCCGACGTGTTCTTTTTAACTGCCCGCTTCGATTCCGGCATCGGACTTTGGTCGGCTGCCCAGCCTTCGCCATAAAGAAATAATCCTCGGTCAATCTTATCCAACGACTTCCGGATTTCCTGCATGGTTTTCAAATCGTGAATACCCATCAAATCAAAACGGAAACCGTCAACATGAAATTCCTCCACCCAATATTTGAGTGTATCGATTATGTATTTACGCACCATTTCACGCTCCGAAGCCAGTTCGTTTCCACATCCTGATGCATTTGAAAACGAACCATCCTCTTTCTGACGGTAAAAATACCCCGGCACAATCTGGTTAAAAACCGATTCTTTAGCGTAATAGGTATGGTTAAAAACCACATCCAGAATCACACCAATTCCGTTGGCATGCAGTGCTTTTACCAACTCCTTAAATTCTACGATACGTTTGCGCCCGTCGTAAGCATCCGTTGCATACGAACCTTCCAGTGCGTTGTAATGCATAGGGTCGTAACCCCAATTGTATTTTTCAAGTGGTTTTTCTTCGTCAACCGTTACATAATCGTTCACCGGCAGCAAATGCACATGCGTAACACCCAGTTCTTTCAGATGATCGATTCCGGTTTTTATACCTTCCGGCGAACGGGTTTCTTCTTCGGTAAATCCCAGAAACTTGCCTTTGTTTTCAATTCCTGAATTTTCTGCAATGGAAAAATCGCGCACGTGGGTTTCGTAAATCACCGCATCGGTAAAACTTTTGTAGCGCGGACCATTATCGTAAACCCAATCTTCAGGATTTGTGGTGTTCGGATTATAAATCATTCCGCGCAATCCATTGGCGCCAACGCAGCGTGCGTATATCCCCGGAACTTCATCCAGCCATTCGCCATCGTTCACCCGAAAAGTATAGAATTTCCCTTCGTAATCGCCGGTTAAAATAGTGCCCCAAATGCCGTTTTCGTTCTTCTGCAGGTTGGTTTTATGGTACGCTTCACCACGTACGCCATCTTTGTACAAACGCAATTCTACCATTTGAGCTGTAGGTGCCCAAATCTTTATCGTGGTCTTTTCGGGCGACCAAAAAACACCCAAATCCTTACCCGAATAACCGGGATAAGTTGAAAAATCGATATGGTTAAATTTCCAGTTTCGCATTAAAATTTAACTAATGTTTTGCGTAAAAAAACCGCTTTGCTCCCCAAACTTTTTCCTTTCACATCTTTTAAATAGATTTTGGTCTTTGGATATTTCTTCAACGATTTATCGTGCGAATAAAACCGATTCAAATCAATTTTTAACTGATGTGATTTTCCACTTTCCAGGTACAAAGGATAAAAATTGTAGTTATCCATACCTTTGAGTTTGAACTTACGTCTCAGCCAAAAATTATCGAATACTAAAAGCGGCTTATCCAAATCGATAGCTGTTGAGCCGGTGTTTTTTAAGGTAAGAATTAAATTATCAGGATAGAAATTTGCATCCTTCTCCAATTTTATACTTAGCTTTTTAAGTTGTAAGAATGGTCTGCGCTCTTTTTTCGACTTCTTGTTAAAAGAATGGCCACTTACAATAAAAGCCACGGTAACAGCAGCCAGAATTAGGAATACCCATAGCAGTTTATGTCCTTCGGGGCCTACCTCGTTTTGGGCAAAAAGCCACAACGAATTCAATAATAAAACCGCAAGAATACTTCCCTTCTTCATTGTTGCTAATTTGAGGCAAAAGTAAAGTTTTTATTGATTTAAGGTCGCTACTGCTTACAGGTTTCACGGCAATACGTTTTATACTTAACATGAAACCCGTAAGCATCAGCATTTTATCATCGTAAAGCTTCTACATCGTCGATGGTTTTTGGCTTTGGTTTGCCGAGTAGCTGCACGCCATTCTCGGTCATTACAAAATCTTCTTCGTTTCGAATTCCGCCAAAATTCCGGTAGCTGTCCACTTTTTCCCAGTTAATAAAATCGTTGAATTTGCCTTGTCCGCGCCACAGATCGATCAATTCAGGAATAAAGTAAATCCCCGGCTCGATGGTAAATACATGTCCGGCTTTTAATGGCTTTGCCAGACGAAGCGATTTTAAACCAAACTGTGTGCTTTTTGGCTGGCCGTCGTAACCCACCCAAACTTCACCAAGATCTTCCATGTCGTGTACATCCATTCCCATCATGTGGCCGGTTCCGCAGGGGAAAAACAAAGCATGCGCGCCGGCCTCAAATGCATCCATCGCATTTCCCCTGGTTAAACCCATCGATTTTAGCCCATCGAAAATGGTTGTGGCAGCTGCTATGTGGGCGTTTTTATAAGGCTTGTTCAATTCGAGCGCGCTAATGGCAGCTTCATGTCCGGCCAGCGAAATCTCATAGATTTCCTTTTGCTCGGGAGTAAATTTTTTGCTCACCGGAAAGGTACTCGACAAGTCGCCAGAGTAGCTCAATTCGTTTTCGTAACCGGCATCAACCAAAAACAGGTCGCCATCTTTTATTGTATTTCCATGATAATGATTGTGCAAGGTTTGCCCGTTTTTTGTGGCAATTATCGGGAAAGCAATATTACCACCCGCTGCCAGTGCAACTTTATGGATTTCGGCAGTCACCTGTGCTTCCGTCATTCCCGGACGCGCAAATTCCATGGCTGCAACGTGCATATCAACCGAAACGTTAACCGCCTGATGCAGTTGCTCGATCTCTTCTGCAGA
This is a stretch of genomic DNA from uncultured Draconibacterium sp.. It encodes these proteins:
- the pulA gene encoding type I pullulanase translates to MRNWKFNHIDFSTYPGYSGKDLGVFWSPEKTTIKIWAPTAQMVELRLYKDGVRGEAYHKTNLQKNENGIWGTILTGDYEGKFYTFRVNDGEWLDEVPGIYARCVGANGLRGMIYNPNTTNPEDWVYDNGPRYKSFTDAVIYETHVRDFSIAENSGIENKGKFLGFTEEETRSPEGIKTGIDHLKELGVTHVHLLPVNDYVTVDEEKPLEKYNWGYDPMHYNALEGSYATDAYDGRKRIVEFKELVKALHANGIGVILDVVFNHTYYAKESVFNQIVPGYFYRQKEDGSFSNASGCGNELASEREMVRKYIIDTLKYWVEEFHVDGFRFDLMGIHDLKTMQEIRKSLDKIDRGLFLYGEGWAADQSPMPESKRAVKKNTSAMRRIASFNDDFRDDLKGNHGDRKSKGFVSGLNLREEAIKFGITGAVYHPQVNYGYIDTVETAWAAEPDQCINYVSCHDNYTLWDKLKQSLPKASDEELRKRVRLAGALVLTSQGVPLLHAGVDFCRTKGGNGNSYKSPDSVNQIDWSRKDEYIDVFEYFQKLIQLRKNHPAFRMTSAEAIRKDLNFCAEYKIGVVSYCLDGKAAGDSWSKIFLLFNGNEDEVEFPLPEGRYKVVADGNSINEEGTEHVEDTVVVEPVSLKILVHAEKG
- a CDS encoding LytTR family transcriptional regulator DNA-binding domain-containing protein, which translates into the protein MLDSLNKKYPFNDNLKVNARTISSVSLGIFLFLLFFQPFEIQNPDFNNRLIILATFGAITLVLLSVFRVIIPSIFITAFSEERWTILKEIIIDLFFVICNSVAFAFFARYVGRIPMTFPIVINIVIISIAAAVIVVLTNQFYLLKKKVQKLELTPKEDDKDESIKAPEEIEFESENKTEYFTLFLEQLILIKSANNYIEVIYKHNNELKKKLIRNTMKTTENLLQKYPEIIRCHRSCMVNKNYIKKVSRGSDGLVLNLFDYPQEIHVSRQYVLRLKEALKSS
- a CDS encoding aminopeptidase P family protein encodes the protein MFQKEIYIKRRKVLKEKVGEGLILLFGNDESSMNYADNTYHFRQDSTFLYYFGIQHPGLAAVIDIDNDKEIVFGNDYTIDDIVWMGPQPTIADRAALCGVSTVFPMKELASVVEKSKKIHFLPLYRPENKIKLLELIDVAPKDVANTYSLELVKAVVSQREIKSAEEIEQLHQAVNVSVDMHVAAMEFARPGMTEAQVTAEIHKVALAAGGNIAFPIIATKNGQTLHNHYHGNTIKDGDLFLVDAGYENELSYSGDLSSTFPVSKKFTPEQKEIYEISLAGHEAAISALELNKPYKNAHIAAATTIFDGLKSMGLTRGNAMDAFEAGAHALFFPCGTGHMMGMDVHDMEDLGEVWVGYDGQPKSTQFGLKSLRLAKPLKAGHVFTIEPGIYFIPELIDLWRGQGKFNDFINWEKVDSYRNFGGIRNEEDFVMTENGVQLLGKPKPKTIDDVEALR